The Streptomyces sp. NBC_01244 genome contains a region encoding:
- a CDS encoding AMP-dependent synthetase/ligase, whose translation MRPRTLAVFTEWTGERYAAETALRRSDGHGGWVTVSYGQLRARVRESGRALLALGVAPGERVAVLAETRPEWTYTHFGVLAAGAVLVPVYPTAGEEELAWVLSDSAAVVVVCDDAAQAARVESLRPKLPALRAVVEMDGLRTLPDPAPEAELLARAAAVDPAADASIVYTSGTTGLPKGCRLTHANLGAIQDATLPLVKGGPGDSTYLYLPLAHLLAQLIQFTTLLEGGELYYFGGRIEDVIGELAQARPTHLPSVPRLFEKLHSVVLSLAESQEGGGDRFAEAVRLGLLAADGRLPAEDRAAHEAAEKSLYSLVRGAFGGRLKWALTGGAPIAPATLDFLRACGIAVFEGYGMTESGGVISLNHPDGVRYGSVGRPIAGCEVRIAEDGEVLARGPMIFPGYHANDTATAEALDGEGWLHTGDLGEVDPDGYLHITGRKKELIITSAGKNITPTELEFAVQRSRYVSRAVMIGDRRPHPVALITLDAEEIAAWAARESVTLDPAAPGDHPAVRALVAEAVEAANATVSRPARVRAFRVLPGEFTVEAGTLTPTLKLRRRAVAERYAGEIEELYG comes from the coding sequence GTGCGGCCGCGCACGCTGGCGGTGTTCACGGAGTGGACGGGCGAGCGGTACGCCGCCGAGACCGCGCTCCGCCGGAGCGATGGCCACGGGGGCTGGGTCACCGTCTCCTACGGTCAACTGCGCGCCCGTGTGCGGGAGTCCGGGCGCGCCCTGCTCGCCCTCGGGGTCGCCCCCGGCGAGCGCGTCGCGGTGCTCGCGGAGACCCGGCCGGAGTGGACGTACACCCACTTCGGGGTCCTGGCCGCGGGGGCCGTCCTCGTGCCGGTGTACCCGACGGCCGGGGAGGAGGAGCTCGCCTGGGTGCTGTCGGACTCCGCCGCCGTGGTGGTGGTCTGCGACGACGCCGCGCAGGCGGCCCGGGTGGAGTCGCTGCGCCCGAAGCTCCCCGCGCTGCGCGCCGTGGTGGAGATGGACGGGCTGCGCACCCTCCCCGACCCGGCGCCGGAGGCTGAGCTCCTCGCCCGCGCCGCCGCGGTGGACCCCGCGGCCGACGCCTCCATCGTGTACACCTCGGGCACCACCGGCCTGCCCAAGGGCTGCCGCCTCACGCACGCGAACCTCGGGGCGATCCAGGACGCCACCCTCCCTCTGGTCAAGGGCGGCCCGGGGGACTCCACGTACCTCTATCTCCCGCTTGCCCACCTGCTGGCCCAGCTGATCCAGTTCACCACCCTCCTGGAGGGCGGGGAGCTCTACTACTTCGGCGGCCGCATCGAGGACGTCATCGGCGAGCTCGCCCAGGCCCGGCCGACCCATCTGCCGTCCGTGCCCCGACTGTTCGAGAAGCTGCACTCGGTGGTCCTCTCCCTCGCGGAGTCCCAGGAGGGCGGCGGCGACCGCTTCGCGGAGGCGGTACGGCTCGGGCTGCTGGCCGCCGATGGCCGCCTGCCGGCCGAGGACCGCGCCGCCCACGAGGCCGCCGAGAAGTCCCTGTACTCCCTGGTCAGGGGGGCCTTCGGGGGCCGCCTGAAATGGGCGCTGACGGGTGGCGCCCCGATCGCCCCGGCCACCCTCGACTTCCTGCGCGCCTGCGGAATCGCGGTCTTCGAGGGCTACGGCATGACGGAGTCGGGCGGGGTCATCAGCCTCAACCACCCGGACGGGGTGCGCTACGGATCGGTGGGCCGCCCGATCGCCGGGTGCGAGGTCCGCATCGCCGAGGACGGGGAGGTGCTGGCCCGGGGCCCGATGATCTTCCCCGGGTACCACGCCAACGACACCGCGACGGCCGAGGCGCTGGACGGAGAGGGGTGGCTGCACACGGGCGACCTGGGGGAGGTGGACCCGGACGGCTACCTCCACATCACCGGCCGAAAGAAGGAGCTGATCATCACCTCGGCGGGCAAGAACATCACCCCGACGGAGCTGGAGTTCGCGGTGCAGCGCTCGCGCTACGTTTCCCGCGCCGTCATGATCGGCGACCGCCGCCCGCATCCGGTGGCCCTGATCACCCTGGACGCGGAGGAGATCGCCGCCTGGGCCGCCCGGGAGTCGGTGACCCTGGACCCCGCCGCCCCCGGAGACCACCCGGCCGTACGGGCCCTCGTCGCCGAAGCGGTCGAGGCGGCCAACGCCACGGTCTCCCGCCCGGCCCGCGTCCGCGCCTTCCGGGTCCTGCCGGGGGAGTTCACCGTAGAGGCGGGCACCCTCACCCCGACCCTGAAGCTGCGCCGGAGGGCGGTGGCGGAGCGGTACGCGGGGGAGATCGAGGAGCTGTATGGGTAG